Proteins found in one Nocardia brasiliensis ATCC 700358 genomic segment:
- the leuD gene encoding 3-isopropylmalate dehydratase small subunit: MNPLTEHLGRAVVLRRSDVDTDQIIPAEYCKRLTKSGYADALFADWRTDPDFVLERRDSAGASILVAGHNFGTGSSREHAVWALRDWGFTVVVASSFGDIFRRNAFKNGLLAVELPAAAVTALAEAIEQDPGRQISVSLQSCEIRTDTLRHTFVVDARARELLLNGWDEIAVTLERTDAIDAYERTRAYWLPQLSPSPPDLLSEARP, encoded by the coding sequence GTGAATCCACTGACCGAACACCTCGGACGCGCGGTGGTATTGCGACGCAGCGATGTCGACACCGACCAGATCATCCCGGCGGAGTACTGCAAACGATTGACCAAGTCCGGCTATGCGGACGCGCTGTTCGCCGACTGGCGCACCGACCCCGATTTCGTGCTCGAGCGCCGGGACAGTGCGGGCGCCAGCATCCTGGTCGCCGGACACAACTTCGGCACCGGCAGCTCGCGCGAGCACGCGGTGTGGGCGCTGCGGGATTGGGGTTTCACCGTGGTCGTCGCCAGCAGCTTCGGAGATATCTTCCGGCGCAACGCCTTCAAGAACGGCCTGCTCGCGGTCGAACTGCCCGCAGCCGCGGTGACCGCGCTGGCCGAGGCGATCGAGCAGGATCCCGGCCGGCAGATCTCGGTGAGCCTTCAGTCGTGTGAAATACGCACGGACACACTGCGACACACGTTCGTCGTCGACGCGCGTGCGCGGGAGCTGCTCCTCAACGGCTGGGACGAGATCGCGGTGACGCTCGAACGCACCGACGCGATCGACGCCTACGAACGCACGCGCGCATACTGGCTACCGCAGCTCAGCCCGAGTCCTCCCGACCTGCTCAGCGAGGCGAGGCCATGA
- the leuC gene encoding 3-isopropylmalate dehydratase large subunit has protein sequence MSTAPTLIEKIWRSHVVTPIDEHTDLLYIDLHLIHEASSPQAFDGLRLAGRRVRRPELTLAVEDHNVPTRSLLLTDPMGKAQVEALRRNCSEHSIELFRLGDARQGIVHVVAPEQGFVHPGMSVICGDSHTSTHGAFGALAFGVGTSDVEHVLATQTLPLARPRTMAVEFTGAPPAAVTAKDLVLALIAQIGANGAHGHIIEFRGHPIERLSMESRMTLCNMTVEAGARAGLVAPDSVTVDYLRAHRALPDDAWDDAVAYWETLRTEPGADFDRTVTVDVSGLAPFVTWGTNPGQAVPISGVVPDPGAFPDPADQAAAQRSLDYMGLTPGLRMDSIEIDTVFLGSCTNSRIEDLRSAAAILHGRSVARTVRMLVVPGSLAVRRQAEDEGLDTIFERAGAQWRLSGCSMCLGMNEDRLTGPHRCASTSNRNYEGRQGAQARTHLVSPAVAAATAVTGRLTHPDTLGEL, from the coding sequence ATGAGCACCGCACCCACCCTGATCGAGAAGATCTGGCGTAGCCACGTCGTCACCCCGATCGACGAGCACACCGACCTGCTCTACATCGACCTGCATCTGATCCACGAGGCCAGCTCACCGCAGGCCTTCGACGGATTGCGGCTGGCCGGGCGCCGCGTCCGGCGTCCGGAACTCACGCTGGCAGTCGAGGATCACAACGTCCCCACCCGCTCACTGCTGTTGACCGACCCGATGGGCAAGGCACAGGTGGAAGCGTTGCGGCGCAACTGTTCCGAGCACAGCATCGAGCTGTTCCGGCTCGGCGACGCCCGGCAGGGGATCGTCCATGTAGTCGCCCCGGAACAGGGTTTCGTGCACCCCGGCATGTCGGTGATCTGCGGGGACAGCCACACCTCGACACACGGCGCGTTCGGTGCGCTGGCCTTCGGTGTGGGCACCTCCGATGTCGAACATGTGCTGGCCACACAGACGCTGCCATTGGCCCGGCCCCGCACGATGGCGGTCGAGTTCACCGGTGCGCCGCCCGCTGCGGTCACCGCCAAGGACCTGGTGCTTGCGCTGATCGCCCAGATCGGAGCCAACGGCGCGCACGGGCACATCATCGAGTTCCGCGGCCACCCGATCGAACGACTGTCGATGGAAAGCCGGATGACCCTGTGCAACATGACCGTCGAGGCCGGCGCCCGGGCCGGACTCGTCGCACCCGACAGCGTCACCGTCGACTATCTGCGAGCTCATCGCGCGCTGCCGGATGATGCGTGGGACGACGCCGTCGCCTACTGGGAAACGCTGCGCACAGAACCCGGCGCGGACTTCGACCGCACCGTCACCGTCGACGTCTCGGGTTTGGCGCCGTTCGTGACCTGGGGCACCAATCCGGGTCAGGCCGTGCCGATCTCGGGGGTGGTACCGGACCCGGGGGCCTTCCCGGACCCGGCAGATCAGGCTGCGGCACAACGCAGTCTGGACTACATGGGTCTGACCCCCGGGTTGCGGATGGATTCGATCGAGATCGACACCGTCTTCCTCGGGTCCTGCACCAACAGCCGCATCGAGGATCTGCGCTCGGCCGCGGCGATCCTGCACGGCCGCAGCGTCGCTCGCACCGTGCGGATGCTGGTGGTGCCCGGCTCACTGGCGGTGCGCAGGCAAGCCGAGGACGAGGGACTGGACACGATCTTCGAGCGAGCGGGCGCCCAGTGGCGACTGTCGGGCTGTTCGATGTGCCTCGGGATGAACGAAGATCGGCTCACCGGCCCCCACCGCTGCGCGTCGACCTCCAACCGCAACTACGAAGGCCGCCAAGGCGCGCAAGCCCGGACACACCTGGTGTCACCGGCGGTGGCCGCCGCCACCGCCGTCACCGGACGGCTCACCCACCCGGACACCCTGGGGGAACTGTGA
- a CDS encoding LeuA family protein has product MDTHPDSAPRRISIFDSTLRDGEQAPGNAMSPEQKLEVALAIEAVGVDVIEAGFPASSPSEYEATRLLARELTSARIATLSRATREDVRVAVEAGGTERHHLQILAVGSEIHLKYKRGINQAEAIREVVDTIRYARSLGAEHLTLGIEDASRGSDTLLRPLVEESLAAGADIVAVGDTTGCLTPRAYGALIGRIRSWCGPAITVSTHCHQDLGLALANALAGIEAGADEVQATLAGIGERSGNTPLEELIAVLAYKGAEFGVTTSAETSGLYHAFEVLSGVIGLSAPRNKAIFGKNAFATQAGIHQAGLLRDPITYEYIQAKDFGRTRSMLVGRSSGRAVLRYVFDDMGIPIDEQLVETLYQEHVANRTDGHCIELSEVRDLIARQTATTGGRVR; this is encoded by the coding sequence ATGGATACGCACCCCGATTCCGCGCCGCGGCGGATATCGATCTTCGACTCGACCTTGCGCGACGGCGAACAGGCTCCTGGCAACGCGATGTCCCCGGAACAGAAGCTCGAGGTCGCCTTGGCGATCGAAGCGGTGGGTGTCGACGTGATCGAAGCCGGTTTCCCGGCGTCGTCGCCGAGTGAGTACGAGGCCACCCGTCTGCTGGCGCGGGAACTGACCTCGGCCCGCATCGCGACCCTGAGCCGCGCGACCCGCGAAGACGTTCGCGTGGCCGTCGAGGCGGGTGGCACCGAGCGCCACCATCTCCAGATCCTGGCTGTCGGCAGCGAGATCCACCTGAAATACAAGCGCGGCATCAACCAGGCCGAGGCGATCCGCGAGGTCGTGGACACGATCCGCTACGCGCGCTCGCTCGGCGCCGAGCACCTCACCCTCGGCATCGAAGACGCTTCTCGTGGTTCGGACACGCTGCTGCGGCCGTTGGTGGAGGAATCTCTTGCCGCCGGTGCCGATATCGTGGCGGTCGGCGACACCACGGGCTGCCTGACACCGCGCGCATATGGTGCGTTGATCGGCAGAATCCGCTCCTGGTGCGGACCCGCCATCACCGTCAGCACACACTGCCATCAAGATCTCGGTCTGGCCCTGGCCAACGCGCTGGCCGGGATCGAGGCCGGCGCCGACGAGGTGCAGGCGACACTGGCCGGAATCGGGGAACGATCGGGTAATACTCCACTCGAAGAGCTGATCGCGGTACTCGCCTACAAGGGTGCGGAATTCGGCGTCACCACGTCCGCGGAAACCAGCGGTCTCTATCACGCGTTCGAGGTGCTCAGCGGTGTCATCGGATTGTCGGCGCCGCGAAACAAGGCCATCTTCGGCAAGAACGCGTTCGCCACTCAGGCGGGTATCCATCAGGCCGGGCTACTGCGTGATCCGATCACCTACGAATACATCCAAGCCAAGGATTTCGGCAGAACCCGCTCGATGCTGGTCGGCCGCAGTTCAGGGCGAGCAGTATTGCGGTATGTGTTCGACGACATGGGAATTCCCATCGATGAACAGCTCGTCGAAACCCTCTACCAGGAACACGTGGCCAACCGCACCGATGGGCACTGCATCGAGTTGTCCGAGGTCCGGGACCTCATCGCCCGACAGACCGCGACCACCGGCGGGCGGGTTCGATGA
- a CDS encoding phytoene desaturase family protein, producing MRFALKFCPLLHTAKHPGKTEVPPIHTDPKQGATPTQGYRAERWPTFAGQPYPAPLSAQRKRQQETQLMHAQILVVRNTLSHSRLQETFRFTPRSQQHIGSEILGFRMVFAHVRMSRANKGVPPYGKLAAAREDAMTSSDEGAFDVIVIGAGLAGLSSAISLSSNGFRVLTLERRRKPGGLCGTTTFDGYEFTHGCNDFGSSIVATMQELGVEIEFSRPKSILFTAGATYRVPVTLSTIGNVARHAPDIFRFVRAVRSGRCTYLGEALAGLGDHGFADLLAALGGAFGAAPSDYPMAAFLNLFSKELGYGYDKMVVPIGGPGLMADRMATRLRDLGGLLQLNTSVESVDSAGVSKSVTTANATYHARYVVHSRHRLDVYPPSTKPSFAVGALHLAVPRTAPFPAQVHGLVHVPPKARVALDRLAAGELPEEFVFNIFPTDFLDQRDYRSLTAYIALPHRLEQPPPDTIERIESYLLSQLEKHVPGLTAQVRYKRFVSPRDYRESHGLCSDLVPAIVPPGFRKPDGYDERQDIYYVGNSVQPACEHACSALASGLRAARAIERRERGGAPIPAAETASSTAEELAP from the coding sequence ATGAGATTCGCACTCAAATTTTGCCCGCTGCTGCACACAGCGAAACATCCTGGCAAAACCGAAGTTCCTCCGATTCACACCGACCCGAAACAGGGAGCCACGCCGACACAGGGCTATCGCGCCGAGCGGTGGCCCACTTTTGCCGGACAACCGTACCCCGCGCCGCTTTCCGCCCAGCGTAAGCGACAACAAGAAACACAGCTGATGCACGCACAGATACTGGTCGTTCGAAATACTCTCTCCCACAGCAGATTGCAGGAAACTTTCCGGTTCACACCCCGAAGCCAGCAACACATCGGCAGCGAAATCCTGGGGTTCCGAATGGTTTTCGCACATGTCAGAATGAGCCGAGCAAACAAAGGCGTTCCACCATACGGCAAACTTGCGGCGGCGCGGGAGGATGCCATGACATCATCTGATGAAGGTGCATTCGACGTTATTGTCATCGGTGCGGGATTGGCCGGCCTGTCATCCGCTATCTCATTGTCTTCGAACGGTTTTCGAGTTCTGACACTGGAGCGGCGACGCAAACCCGGCGGACTCTGCGGCACGACGACCTTCGACGGCTATGAATTCACGCATGGCTGTAACGATTTCGGCTCCTCGATCGTGGCAACGATGCAAGAATTGGGCGTAGAGATCGAATTCAGCCGCCCGAAGTCCATTTTGTTCACTGCCGGAGCAACGTACCGGGTGCCGGTGACGCTGTCCACGATCGGCAATGTCGCCCGGCACGCACCGGACATCTTCCGCTTTGTCCGGGCGGTCCGTAGCGGCCGCTGCACCTATCTCGGGGAGGCGTTGGCGGGACTCGGCGACCACGGCTTTGCGGATCTTCTTGCCGCTCTCGGCGGCGCGTTCGGTGCCGCGCCCAGCGACTACCCGATGGCCGCTTTTCTGAATCTTTTCTCCAAGGAACTCGGCTACGGGTACGACAAGATGGTGGTCCCCATCGGCGGGCCCGGGCTGATGGCCGATCGGATGGCCACCCGGCTACGAGATCTCGGTGGACTGCTGCAACTGAATACCTCGGTCGAAAGCGTCGATTCCGCAGGTGTTTCGAAGTCGGTTACTACCGCAAACGCCACATATCACGCGCGCTACGTGGTGCACAGCAGGCATCGTCTGGACGTCTATCCACCATCGACGAAACCGAGTTTCGCCGTCGGCGCGCTGCACCTCGCGGTGCCCCGGACTGCGCCGTTTCCAGCGCAGGTCCACGGGCTTGTCCACGTACCGCCGAAAGCCCGGGTGGCACTCGATCGTTTGGCGGCCGGCGAGTTGCCCGAGGAGTTCGTCTTCAACATCTTCCCGACCGACTTCCTCGACCAGCGGGACTATCGTTCGCTCACCGCGTATATCGCACTACCGCACCGCCTCGAGCAGCCGCCGCCGGACACCATCGAGCGGATCGAGAGCTACCTCCTGTCCCAGCTGGAGAAACACGTGCCCGGGCTGACCGCACAGGTGCGCTACAAACGTTTCGTCTCGCCCCGGGATTACCGCGAGTCACACGGATTGTGCAGCGATCTGGTACCGGCGATCGTGCCGCCGGGATTCCGCAAACCCGACGGCTATGACGAGCGCCAGGACATCTACTACGTCGGCAACTCGGTGCAGCCTGCCTGCGAACACGCATGTAGCGCACTGGCTTCCGGCCTGCGCGCGGCGCGCGCCATCGAGCGGCGCGAGCGTGGCGGCGCCCCGATTCCGGCGGCGGAAACCGCATCGAGCACAGCTGAGGAGCTGGCGCCATGA
- a CDS encoding AraC family transcriptional regulator: MALVLDTTQIEASDRAEFVSAALQSASAPAHIHLTGPERAVSGRIDAWQFGDLTLSHMTVAGFRAVRTVEQVRCSPADQLLVTVVLGRIGRMAQDGDHYEFRSGELAVSDLNRPYDADWCGGALVNLQVPLDRLDLPSDTVRRGAGEVRHSPLRRLVADHLAHLAAAGGLLQTDPAARRLGEVGIELVHALVTSAATRCADGAALPGAMLLDRVRDFVLDHLADPDLNAARIAHAHRISVRYLYQLCARADFRLEQWIIVQRLERVRGELARPENWALPISVIAQRNGFRNVSHFNRRFRAAYGMTPREWRHAAHYEWRPIIDLERVRERQGSGTPGSRR; encoded by the coding sequence ATGGCTCTTGTTCTCGACACCACACAGATCGAAGCATCGGATCGGGCCGAGTTCGTCAGTGCCGCGCTGCAGTCCGCGTCCGCGCCGGCGCACATCCATCTCACCGGACCCGAGCGTGCGGTGTCCGGCCGCATCGACGCCTGGCAGTTCGGTGACCTGACGTTGTCCCACATGACCGTGGCCGGCTTCCGCGCCGTGCGAACCGTCGAGCAGGTGCGCTGCTCGCCGGCCGATCAGCTACTGGTCACCGTGGTGCTCGGACGGATCGGGCGCATGGCACAGGACGGTGATCACTACGAGTTCCGCTCCGGCGAGCTCGCGGTATCCGACCTCAACCGGCCATACGACGCGGACTGGTGCGGCGGTGCGCTGGTGAACCTGCAGGTTCCGCTGGACCGGCTCGATCTGCCGTCCGACACCGTTCGTCGCGGTGCCGGCGAGGTGCGGCACAGCCCACTGCGTCGATTGGTGGCAGACCACCTCGCACACCTCGCGGCGGCGGGGGGTCTGCTCCAAACGGATCCTGCCGCAAGAAGACTCGGTGAGGTCGGGATCGAACTCGTGCACGCGCTCGTGACCTCCGCGGCGACCCGATGCGCTGACGGGGCGGCGCTGCCCGGCGCGATGCTGCTCGACCGGGTCCGCGACTTCGTACTGGATCATCTCGCCGATCCTGACCTGAACGCGGCTCGGATCGCGCACGCGCATCGCATCTCGGTCCGATACCTGTATCAGTTGTGTGCTCGCGCAGATTTTCGGCTGGAGCAATGGATCATCGTGCAGCGGCTCGAACGGGTTCGCGGCGAGCTGGCCCGGCCGGAAAACTGGGCGCTGCCGATCTCGGTGATCGCCCAGCGGAACGGATTTCGCAACGTCTCGCATTTCAACCGCAGATTCCGTGCCGCGTACGGGATGACGCCACGGGAATGGCGGCACGCCGCGCACTACGAATGGCGACCGATCATCGACCTCGAGCGGGTGCGAGAGCGTCAAGGCTCAGGGACGCCAGGATCGAGGCGGTAG
- a CDS encoding C2 domain-containing protein, translating to MWFLAAELGTYSLAQETVMAEINLVLSAQDLPDTDTVGETDPYLKLYVQRAGSWVLATMTEIQKNNLNPRYAPCVVDVGDGEGSALRIEVWDHDRMGSDELVGKAELSVSEFLRAGGNVTLSLPGGGRITVVRE from the coding sequence GTGTGGTTCCTGGCCGCGGAGCTCGGCACCTATTCGCTGGCGCAGGAGACGGTCATGGCTGAGATCAATCTCGTTCTATCCGCCCAGGACCTGCCGGACACCGACACGGTCGGTGAGACGGACCCTTACCTGAAACTCTATGTCCAGCGCGCGGGATCGTGGGTGCTGGCCACCATGACCGAGATCCAGAAGAACAACCTGAATCCTCGGTATGCGCCCTGCGTCGTCGATGTCGGTGATGGTGAAGGGTCCGCCCTCCGGATCGAGGTGTGGGACCACGATCGGATGGGCAGCGACGAATTGGTCGGCAAAGCCGAACTCTCGGTGTCCGAGTTCCTGCGCGCCGGGGGAAATGTCACCCTGTCCTTGCCGGGGGGAGGCCGGATCACCGTCGTGAGGGAGTGA
- a CDS encoding short-chain fatty acid transporter, translated as MSVPDSQLTADPPAGLLARFASRSAAWSEKWFPNTLVFALLTVAVVATAALAIGSSPADVAAVFGNGFWDLIPFTMQMAMVAIGGYVVATARPVQRAITGLARVPRNPRAAIAVVAAVSLLSALLNWGFSLIFSALLVRRLADGRELRMDYRAASAAAYLGLGGSWALGLSSSAAQLQANRASIPQSLLPITGVIPFRDTIFTWQSLVVAAVVVTVCVTIAFLTAPRADTAITATDLGIDPRDPVEDDTPRSRPGEWLEYSPLLTIVVVVLVGGWAIQEFAAKDPIVAISGLNTYNLLFLGLGMLLHWRPRRFLAAVTKAVPATGGVLIQFPFYAGTAAMLTKATDSSGTSISHHLASLFTATGNTTTFPLLIGAYSVVLGFLIPSGGGKWIIEAPYVMQAANDTHVNLGWTVQIYNAAEALPNLINPFWMLPLLGVLSLKARDIVGYTFIYLVALLPIVLGLLTLLAPTLPYQPPSY; from the coding sequence ATGTCCGTGCCCGATTCGCAGCTCACCGCCGACCCACCGGCCGGCCTGCTCGCCCGATTCGCAAGCCGCAGCGCGGCCTGGTCGGAAAAGTGGTTCCCCAACACCCTCGTCTTCGCACTGCTCACCGTCGCGGTGGTCGCCACCGCCGCGCTGGCGATCGGCTCCTCCCCCGCCGACGTCGCCGCGGTCTTCGGCAACGGCTTCTGGGACCTCATCCCGTTCACCATGCAGATGGCGATGGTCGCCATCGGCGGCTACGTCGTCGCCACCGCCCGGCCTGTCCAGCGGGCCATCACCGGGCTCGCCCGAGTGCCCCGCAATCCGCGTGCGGCGATCGCCGTCGTCGCCGCGGTCAGCCTGCTGTCGGCGTTGCTCAATTGGGGCTTCAGTCTCATCTTCAGCGCGCTGCTGGTCCGGCGCCTCGCCGATGGCCGCGAGCTGCGCATGGACTATCGGGCCGCATCGGCAGCGGCCTACCTCGGGCTCGGCGGGAGCTGGGCCCTCGGCCTCAGCTCGTCGGCCGCTCAACTACAGGCCAACCGTGCCAGCATTCCGCAGTCGCTGCTGCCCATCACCGGCGTCATCCCCTTCCGGGACACCATCTTCACCTGGCAGTCGCTCGTCGTGGCCGCGGTCGTCGTCACGGTATGTGTCACCATCGCGTTTCTGACCGCACCCCGCGCCGACACCGCCATTACCGCCACTGACCTCGGCATCGATCCCCGCGACCCCGTCGAAGACGATACGCCGCGCTCGCGTCCCGGCGAATGGCTCGAATACAGCCCGCTGCTCACCATCGTGGTCGTCGTCCTGGTCGGCGGGTGGGCGATCCAGGAATTCGCCGCCAAGGACCCCATCGTCGCGATCTCCGGTCTCAACACCTACAACCTGCTGTTCCTCGGCCTCGGCATGCTCTTGCACTGGCGTCCCCGCCGATTTCTCGCCGCGGTCACCAAGGCTGTACCGGCCACCGGCGGTGTGCTCATTCAATTCCCCTTCTACGCCGGGACTGCGGCCATGCTCACCAAGGCCACCGACAGCTCCGGCACCTCGATCTCCCACCACCTCGCCTCACTGTTCACCGCCACGGGCAACACCACCACCTTCCCGCTGCTCATCGGCGCCTACTCCGTGGTGCTCGGCTTCCTCATTCCCTCCGGCGGCGGCAAATGGATCATCGAGGCGCCGTACGTGATGCAGGCCGCAAACGACACCCACGTCAACCTCGGCTGGACCGTCCAGATCTACAACGCCGCGGAGGCGCTGCCGAACCTGATCAATCCGTTCTGGATGCTCCCGCTCCTCGGCGTGCTGTCCCTCAAGGCACGCGACATCGTCGGCTACACGTTCATCTACCTCGTGGCACTCCTGCCCATCGTCCTGGGCCTGCTCACCCTCTTGGCACCGACCCTGCCCTACCAACCACCGTCCTATTGA
- a CDS encoding ornithine cyclodeaminase family protein: MLIVSAHETVDALPFDTLIPALRTGFARGATTPPRHHHQIDETTGSTLLLMPSWEADGLLGVKLVTVFPENNVHGRPALSSAYVLARADTGEHLAVIDGNELTRRRTVATAALASSYLARPDSRVHLVVGAGHVGSLIAAAHAAVLDISTVLVHDQYREAAEALVAQLRDAGTDAHVADDLDTAIPDADVISCATLATSPLVRGELLRPGTHLDLVGSFRPDMREADDACLTRGVLYVDSDNALEESGDLTQPLAAGVITRDDVIATLPQLCRNEALGRRNDHEITVFKAVGTALADLTAATLVHHHILRHAG, encoded by the coding sequence ATGCTCATCGTCTCCGCCCACGAGACCGTCGACGCATTGCCGTTCGACACATTGATCCCAGCCCTGCGAACGGGTTTCGCCCGCGGCGCTACGACCCCACCGCGCCACCATCATCAGATCGACGAGACCACCGGCTCGACGTTGCTCCTGATGCCCTCCTGGGAGGCCGACGGGCTGCTGGGCGTCAAACTCGTGACCGTCTTTCCCGAGAACAACGTGCACGGTCGCCCGGCCCTGTCCTCCGCCTACGTCCTGGCCCGTGCGGACACCGGCGAACACCTGGCGGTCATCGATGGGAACGAACTCACTCGGCGGCGCACCGTCGCCACGGCGGCGCTGGCTTCGTCCTATCTCGCGCGGCCCGACAGCCGAGTCCATCTCGTCGTCGGAGCCGGGCACGTCGGCTCGCTCATCGCCGCGGCACATGCCGCGGTCCTCGACATCAGCACCGTGCTCGTCCACGATCAATACCGCGAAGCCGCAGAAGCCCTGGTCGCACAGCTGCGGGACGCCGGAACGGACGCACACGTCGCCGACGACCTCGACACCGCGATCCCCGACGCCGACGTGATCTCCTGCGCGACGCTCGCCACCAGCCCGCTCGTCCGCGGCGAATTACTGCGTCCCGGAACACATCTCGACCTGGTCGGCAGCTTCCGCCCGGACATGCGCGAAGCCGACGACGCCTGCCTGACCCGCGGTGTCCTCTACGTCGACAGCGACAACGCGCTCGAGGAATCGGGCGACCTCACCCAGCCGCTCGCCGCCGGCGTCATCACCCGCGACGACGTGATCGCCACGCTGCCCCAGCTCTGTCGAAATGAAGCTCTCGGTCGCCGAAACGACCACGAGATCACCGTGTTCAAAGCAGTCGGCACCGCACTGGCCGATCTGACCGCCGCGACGCTGGTCCACCACCACATCCTCCGGCACGCCGGTTGA